From the Simkaniaceae bacterium genome, one window contains:
- a CDS encoding sodium-dependent transporter, translating to MNQVREHWGSKVGFLMAAIGSAIGLGILWKFPYVTGENGGGLFLLCYLSCLVLIAIPVFVSELILGRSSQKAALEAFAYHEPAQSGWQLGGWFGIASSFLIMSYYSVIGGYGMSYILMSLNGFYNGLAQDEIAVIYDRLAGSGPISVFWHFAFTAITAGIVYRGVRKGIEYWSKILVKIFLALLFLLFCYSLTLPGFKEAFAFVVHPNIENFKPSSVLQALGLAFFTMSLGQGIMISYGSYMKRDENVMKVSCIVGASIIIVAALAALTIFPVVFTFHLPPKSGPGLVFKTLPYLFAQLPGSIVLSTLFFVLFVFTGLTSAVPLIEVVVGNLCERTRLSRKQAVLMVACSTFLFGIPSAYSGSNGIFPQWSSIFRQDFLLTIDGIVSTWLIPFSGLITAIFVGWKMKRETCRQEFICSGGSLILFRIWRFVLRYLVPLLILAIILHSSGLIDFDQLFAARELNSEIVSKIK from the coding sequence ATGAATCAGGTTCGCGAACATTGGGGATCCAAGGTCGGTTTCTTGATGGCCGCGATCGGCTCGGCAATTGGTCTTGGGATTCTATGGAAATTTCCTTACGTAACGGGTGAAAATGGGGGAGGTCTTTTTCTTCTTTGCTATTTGTCATGCCTCGTTTTAATCGCCATTCCGGTTTTTGTTTCCGAGCTCATATTGGGAAGAAGTTCTCAAAAGGCCGCTCTTGAAGCCTTTGCTTATCACGAGCCGGCGCAGTCGGGCTGGCAGCTCGGCGGTTGGTTTGGCATCGCTTCATCCTTTCTTATTATGTCCTATTATAGTGTCATTGGCGGATATGGCATGAGCTACATCCTAATGTCGCTCAATGGTTTTTATAACGGACTTGCTCAAGACGAAATCGCAGTTATTTATGATCGACTGGCCGGATCGGGACCTATTTCCGTCTTCTGGCATTTTGCCTTTACTGCAATCACAGCCGGCATTGTTTATAGGGGAGTGCGTAAAGGAATTGAGTATTGGTCTAAAATACTTGTGAAGATTTTTTTAGCGCTGCTTTTCCTCCTCTTTTGTTATAGCCTTACGCTTCCCGGATTTAAAGAAGCTTTTGCATTCGTTGTGCATCCCAATATTGAAAATTTTAAACCTTCATCGGTTTTGCAAGCTTTGGGATTAGCTTTTTTTACGATGAGTTTGGGACAGGGAATCATGATTAGTTATGGCAGCTATATGAAACGCGATGAAAATGTGATGAAAGTCTCATGCATTGTTGGCGCTTCCATCATTATTGTAGCTGCCCTTGCCGCTTTGACGATTTTTCCTGTGGTTTTCACATTTCATTTGCCGCCTAAATCAGGCCCGGGACTTGTTTTTAAAACACTGCCCTATTTATTTGCGCAGCTTCCGGGATCCATTGTTTTATCAACACTCTTTTTTGTTTTGTTTGTCTTTACCGGACTCACATCGGCCGTTCCGTTGATTGAAGTTGTTGTAGGCAACTTATGTGAGAGGACAAGATTGTCGAGAAAACAGGCCGTTTTGATGGTTGCTTGTTCTACGTTTTTATTTGGGATTCCCAGTGCATATTCGGGGTCCAATGGTATATTCCCTCAATGGTCATCTATTTTTAGACAGGATTTTTTACTCACCATTGATGGCATTGTTTCGACATGGCTCATTCCCTTTTCCGGGCTCATCACGGCCATATTTGTGGGCTGGAAAATGAAGAGAGAAACGTGCCGGCAAGAATTTATTTGCTCCGGTGGAAGCCTTATCCTTTTCAGAATATGGCGTTTTGTTTTAAGGTATCTTGTCCCACTGCTAATATTAGCAATTATTTTACACAGCAGCGGTTTGATCGATTTTGATCAATTGTTTGCTGCAAGAGAACTTAATTCAGAGATTGTTTCTAAAATAAAATAA
- a CDS encoding NAD+ synthase yields the protein MKIALFQINPTIGDLSGNFEKIKNCIEQGKREGADICLFPEMSLCGYPPQDLVLHRHFIDRMEFYLHQIAFLSEGIAVVVGLVRRNIDGGEKPLYNSAAVIDNGKILGYHDKWLLPTYDVFSEARYFEPGKQINTFEIRGIKVGVLICEDIWKHAGYVSETTYVRDPVEELKKHKPDLLLNLTASPYQYQKPHIRIKVCAQAARTLKCPLVYCCQIGANDQLIFDGLSLVLGKDGHLIHTCKAFQEDHYLYDLTNDTREPYPKTDQFESLKQALILGVKDYFRKQGFKSACLGLSGGIDSAVVAYIAKEALGAENVFGIMMPSRYSSEGSVEDSIKLAENLKIHTMTLPVEEAFTAYLETLKEPFSEMQPDVTEENLQARIRGTLLMALSNKFGHIVLSTGNKSEIALGYCTLYGDMCGGLGVIADVPKTQVYSLARWINREGEIIPQSVIDKPPSAELRPNQIDLDSLPDYGIIDDILEGYVEDYLPVEQVAARYDIPIDVVLDVVKKIHKAEYKRQQGAPILRVSKKSFGSGRKYPIVHNWAKHLNEPRPSCNF from the coding sequence ATGAAAATTGCACTTTTTCAAATCAACCCGACGATTGGGGATTTATCAGGCAACTTTGAAAAAATAAAGAATTGCATTGAACAAGGGAAAAGAGAAGGGGCAGATATTTGCCTTTTCCCTGAAATGTCCCTCTGTGGATACCCCCCTCAAGATCTTGTCTTGCATCGCCATTTTATCGATCGCATGGAATTTTACTTGCATCAGATCGCTTTTTTAAGTGAAGGGATCGCTGTCGTTGTCGGTCTCGTTAGGCGCAATATCGATGGAGGCGAAAAGCCCCTTTATAACAGTGCGGCTGTGATCGATAACGGCAAAATTTTAGGCTATCACGACAAATGGCTTTTACCTACTTACGATGTATTTTCAGAAGCGCGCTATTTTGAGCCCGGAAAGCAAATCAATACATTCGAAATTCGAGGGATAAAAGTTGGTGTGTTGATTTGTGAAGATATTTGGAAGCATGCGGGTTATGTCTCGGAAACGACATATGTGCGCGATCCGGTTGAAGAGCTTAAAAAACACAAGCCCGATCTCCTCCTCAATCTAACCGCATCGCCTTATCAATATCAAAAACCCCATATTCGGATTAAGGTGTGCGCGCAAGCTGCGCGAACGCTCAAGTGCCCTCTCGTTTATTGCTGTCAAATTGGAGCCAATGATCAGCTTATTTTTGACGGACTGAGTTTAGTTCTTGGCAAAGATGGTCATTTGATCCACACATGCAAGGCGTTTCAAGAAGATCACTATCTCTATGATTTAACAAATGATACGAGAGAGCCATATCCCAAAACAGATCAATTTGAAAGTTTAAAGCAGGCGTTGATTTTGGGGGTAAAGGACTATTTCAGAAAGCAAGGGTTTAAATCGGCATGTCTGGGGTTGTCGGGAGGAATCGACTCGGCTGTTGTAGCTTATATAGCTAAAGAAGCGCTTGGAGCCGAAAATGTTTTTGGAATTATGATGCCTTCTCGCTATAGCAGTGAGGGAAGTGTTGAAGACTCTATAAAATTGGCTGAAAACTTAAAAATTCATACAATGACGCTCCCGGTTGAGGAGGCATTTACTGCGTATTTAGAGACGCTAAAAGAGCCTTTTAGCGAAATGCAGCCCGATGTGACGGAAGAAAACCTACAAGCAAGAATCCGAGGAACACTTTTGATGGCACTTTCAAATAAATTTGGCCATATCGTCTTATCAACAGGGAATAAAAGTGAAATCGCTCTCGGTTATTGTACCTTATATGGAGATATGTGTGGTGGACTCGGGGTGATTGCCGATGTCCCTAAAACACAGGTTTATAGTTTAGCGAGGTGGATCAATCGAGAGGGGGAAATCATCCCGCAAAGCGTCATTGATAAGCCTCCGTCAGCGGAACTTCGCCCGAATCAAATCGATCTCGATTCGCTTCCCGATTATGGGATTATTGATGACATTTTAGAAGGATATGTTGAGGATTACTTGCCGGTTGAACAGGTGGCAGCGCGCTATGATATTCCTATTGATGTCGTTCTCGATGTCGTTAAAAAGATTCATAAAGCGGAATATAAACGACAGCAAGGGGCGCCTATTTTGCGCGTGTCAAAAAAATCGTTTGGCTCCGGTCGCAAGTACCCGATCGTTCACAATTGGGCCAAGCATTTAAATGAGCCGAGGCCAAGCTGCAATTTTTGA
- a CDS encoding sodium-dependent transporter: MSHMREHWTSRLGFIFAAIGSAIGLGVLWKFPYIVGQNGGGYFLLAFIICVVIIGVPVFIAELMLGRSSESAAIMSFHKLSNGHRFWKIGGWLGVISSFIIMSFYSVISGYGMSYILMSLTNFSKGLTAHEVAGVYDKLSSSADISLLWHFIFTGVTMSIVFSGVRKGIEFWSRIMTRSLFIFLIVLFLYSISLDGFKEAARFIFYFDASSFKFSSALEALGLAFFILSLGQGIMISYGSYMKREENLPAMAGIVASSVIVVALLSSMVVFPVVFSFGFTPKAGPGLVFQTLPFLFAKLPGSIIISTLFFVLFVFTALTSAVAFIEVCATNLMELTSLTRRNAVIISGSGTFIFGIFSALSNTHYAFYEWKSIYGMNFLDNMDYLVSNWIIPLGGLITSIFAGWILDHKLAKAEFSANPFLARLFKPWHFFLKWCIPVLIFLIILQKTGMIDFDRFFH; this comes from the coding sequence ATGTCGCATATGAGAGAGCATTGGACATCGAGATTAGGATTTATTTTTGCAGCTATCGGCTCCGCGATTGGTCTCGGCGTATTGTGGAAATTCCCTTATATTGTTGGGCAAAATGGGGGCGGGTATTTTTTATTGGCATTTATCATTTGTGTTGTGATCATTGGGGTTCCCGTTTTTATTGCAGAACTCATGCTGGGCCGCTCATCTGAAAGTGCTGCCATTATGTCATTTCATAAGCTCTCAAATGGACACCGCTTTTGGAAAATCGGCGGTTGGCTCGGTGTGATTTCATCCTTTATTATTATGTCCTTTTACTCGGTTATTTCCGGATATGGGATGAGCTATATTTTGATGTCGCTCACCAATTTTTCGAAGGGATTAACGGCACATGAAGTCGCAGGTGTGTATGATAAACTCTCCTCATCTGCCGATATCTCTTTGCTTTGGCATTTCATCTTTACGGGAGTGACGATGTCAATCGTCTTTTCAGGTGTGCGAAAGGGGATTGAGTTTTGGTCGCGCATTATGACGCGTAGTTTATTTATTTTTTTAATCGTCTTGTTCTTGTACAGTATTTCACTGGATGGATTCAAGGAAGCTGCCCGTTTTATTTTCTATTTTGACGCCTCCAGCTTTAAGTTTTCATCGGCATTAGAAGCGCTTGGTCTTGCATTTTTTATTTTAAGTTTAGGCCAAGGGATTATGATCAGTTATGGCAGTTACATGAAACGCGAGGAAAATTTACCGGCAATGGCGGGGATTGTCGCTTCTTCAGTGATTGTCGTTGCCCTTCTCTCATCGATGGTTGTTTTTCCGGTTGTCTTTAGTTTTGGATTTACACCTAAAGCCGGTCCGGGTCTCGTCTTTCAAACACTCCCCTTTTTATTTGCCAAACTTCCCGGATCAATTATTATATCGACTCTTTTCTTTGTCTTATTTGTTTTTACGGCTTTGACGTCTGCTGTCGCTTTTATCGAAGTGTGTGCAACGAATTTAATGGAATTGACCTCTTTGACAAGGAGAAATGCAGTCATTATTTCCGGTAGCGGAACCTTTATATTTGGGATTTTCTCAGCTCTTTCCAACACACATTATGCATTTTATGAGTGGAAGTCAATTTATGGGATGAATTTTTTAGATAACATGGACTATCTTGTTTCCAATTGGATTATTCCTCTTGGAGGATTGATCACCTCTATTTTTGCGGGGTGGATTCTCGATCATAAATTAGCCAAAGCAGAGTTTAGTGCCAATCCTTTTCTTGCGCGGCTCTTCAAGCCTTGGCACTTCTTCTTAAAATGGTGTATTCCGGTCTTGATCTTTTTAATTATTCTTCAAAAAACAGGAATGATCGACTTCGATCGCTTTTTTCATTAA
- the nqrF gene encoding NADH:ubiquinone reductase (Na(+)-transporting) subunit F, with the protein MFGIDWSLSLTAVIAFIAIGLFLSVMILYARAKLISTKPCHLFINSNESLTKEVPSGQTLLSALSSSGIAVPSPCGGKATCKQCRVQVVEGGGDILETDRATFSPKELKSGWRLSCQCKVKDDMALKLPEAYLTLREFKGRVVSNQNVATFIKELVIEVDEADLPEYRPGDYLQFHVPPYKTNTSDWKQTMEEKYFHDWETFNLFGVDIDYSKLDEEVIRAYSMASYPLEGNILKFNIRIASPPFVKGKMMDAPWGICSSYLFSLKQGDEVQLSGPFGESHMIHDDRELIFLIGGAGSSFGRSHILDLFLHKKAHRKITLWYGARSLKENIYQDDFEKLAKERENFAYRLVLSEPLPEDIEAGWPKDDPVKTGFLFKAFQVGMLDTMEEPENALYYVCGPPMHNASVMKLLDNYGVERDSIILDDFGS; encoded by the coding sequence ATGTTTGGAATTGATTGGTCATTAAGTCTAACGGCTGTCATTGCCTTTATTGCAATTGGGCTTTTCTTAAGCGTGATGATTCTCTATGCGAGAGCAAAGCTTATTTCGACAAAGCCCTGTCATCTGTTCATAAATTCTAATGAGTCTTTAACGAAGGAAGTGCCGTCAGGGCAAACGCTTCTCAGTGCCCTCTCTTCATCGGGGATTGCCGTTCCGTCTCCGTGCGGGGGCAAGGCAACTTGTAAGCAGTGTCGCGTACAAGTGGTTGAAGGGGGTGGCGATATTTTAGAGACTGATCGGGCTACTTTTTCACCTAAAGAACTCAAATCGGGATGGCGCCTTTCGTGCCAATGCAAAGTGAAAGATGATATGGCTCTTAAGCTTCCCGAAGCTTATTTGACTCTGAGAGAGTTTAAAGGGCGCGTTGTGAGTAATCAAAATGTGGCCACCTTCATCAAAGAGCTCGTGATTGAAGTCGATGAAGCGGATCTTCCCGAATACCGCCCCGGAGATTATTTGCAATTCCATGTTCCTCCTTATAAGACAAATACGAGCGATTGGAAGCAAACGATGGAAGAAAAATACTTTCACGACTGGGAAACATTCAATCTCTTTGGCGTTGATATTGACTATTCTAAGCTAGATGAAGAGGTGATCCGCGCATATTCAATGGCTTCTTATCCTTTAGAAGGGAATATTTTAAAGTTCAATATCCGGATCGCAAGCCCTCCTTTTGTGAAGGGCAAAATGATGGATGCTCCTTGGGGGATTTGTTCTTCCTATCTGTTTTCTTTAAAGCAAGGGGATGAGGTGCAATTATCGGGGCCTTTTGGCGAGTCGCATATGATTCATGATGATCGAGAGCTCATTTTCCTGATTGGCGGGGCCGGCTCTTCCTTTGGCCGTAGTCATATTCTTGACCTCTTTCTTCATAAGAAGGCGCACCGCAAAATAACGCTGTGGTATGGTGCCCGCTCTTTAAAGGAAAATATTTATCAGGATGATTTTGAAAAATTGGCAAAGGAAAGAGAAAATTTTGCCTATCGGCTTGTCCTGTCTGAGCCTTTGCCGGAAGATATTGAAGCGGGATGGCCAAAAGATGACCCGGTCAAGACAGGCTTTTTATTTAAAGCCTTTCAGGTGGGAATGCTCGACACAATGGAGGAGCCTGAAAATGCTCTTTATTATGTTTGCGGTCCCCCGATGCATAATGCGAGCGTGATGAAACTTCTAGACAATTATGGCGTTGAGCGCGATAGCATCATTTTAGATGATTTTGGTTCTTAA
- a CDS encoding SET domain-containing protein-lysine N-methyltransferase: MASAAGATSGPRTSSAVVDLPTRHISTREELVDEIVKRQTSEISHSDLAEAILSERDIRPILETEAGRGQIFQCVTGKPYKGVHYPISAMSLAALKGNRAAIGILLEIDPSLKDLPDKFQKNTPAHFAALAGDLELAEELATVPLKENATNGTYKDIYDLTHRTTGDCFKDIHVIGTDLLRLWIAGHCKKSWVAPIGESMHFTAAQIDSLFRGEINIDAIEVRETEKMGRGLFAKQCIPKGTPVLAYGGLFSMDYYMINEVLPTHKVSAAIKRKYKSLEDSEDKPNVFYSVDGTGGLASMINDGMPNVAITSHPVRGLPIRGVIITADKDIHPGEQLFFNYGLTHWIRFKGYEIDNYPLLRKQVGDFFLDEMRAKLGGEEEIKRDLAIHIASTPIILLTILQDRSLSNEDLLKITHSIRNELVKHVEWITPENRMYFERITHALNEVYQSLLFIQAQPVNQVEMRLRWAQICEKNFKHLLDSNFAKKGADLRIILYYGLALGMHKALVRNSETIARVATSHKAELDLDVFFRLMAAFVFVFEKEEDGMNIGLEIMGSIREVDSESKLVSFFII, encoded by the coding sequence ATGGCTTCAGCAGCCGGTGCAACAAGCGGCCCACGAACTTCTAGTGCAGTTGTAGATTTGCCCACGAGGCATATTTCGACAAGAGAAGAGTTGGTCGATGAAATTGTCAAACGACAGACATCAGAAATAAGTCATTCAGATCTTGCAGAAGCTATTCTTTCTGAGAGGGATATTCGTCCTATTTTAGAAACTGAGGCAGGAAGAGGTCAAATTTTTCAATGCGTCACCGGCAAGCCCTACAAAGGCGTACATTATCCAATATCTGCGATGAGCCTTGCTGCTTTAAAAGGCAATCGAGCTGCAATCGGAATTCTTCTAGAAATTGATCCAAGCCTAAAAGATCTTCCTGATAAATTTCAAAAAAACACTCCCGCACATTTTGCTGCCTTAGCCGGTGATCTGGAGTTAGCGGAAGAACTAGCTACAGTGCCATTAAAAGAAAATGCAACGAATGGGACTTACAAAGATATTTATGATTTAACACATCGAACAACAGGTGACTGTTTTAAAGATATCCATGTTATAGGAACAGATTTACTTCGACTTTGGATTGCAGGGCATTGTAAAAAATCCTGGGTTGCACCGATAGGTGAATCAATGCATTTTACGGCCGCTCAAATTGATAGCTTATTTAGAGGAGAGATAAATATTGATGCTATAGAAGTGAGAGAGACTGAAAAGATGGGAAGAGGGCTATTTGCAAAACAGTGCATTCCAAAGGGAACTCCAGTTCTTGCATATGGGGGGCTATTTTCGATGGATTATTATATGATTAATGAGGTTCTTCCGACTCATAAAGTTTCTGCTGCTATAAAAAGGAAGTATAAATCTTTAGAGGATTCTGAAGATAAACCGAATGTTTTCTATTCCGTCGATGGTACGGGTGGATTAGCAAGTATGATCAATGACGGTATGCCTAATGTTGCGATAACTTCTCATCCTGTAAGAGGATTGCCAATTCGAGGTGTTATCATTACAGCCGATAAGGATATCCATCCCGGAGAACAGTTGTTTTTTAATTACGGATTAACACATTGGATTCGATTTAAAGGGTATGAAATTGATAATTATCCTCTTTTGAGAAAACAAGTAGGTGATTTTTTTCTTGATGAAATGAGAGCAAAACTAGGGGGAGAAGAAGAAATTAAGCGAGATCTTGCAATTCATATTGCATCTACTCCGATTATTTTATTGACCATCTTGCAAGATCGATCTTTATCTAATGAGGATCTGCTTAAAATCACCCATTCTATACGAAATGAACTTGTCAAGCATGTTGAATGGATTACGCCGGAAAATAGAATGTATTTTGAACGGATCACACATGCCTTAAATGAAGTTTATCAGTCACTACTTTTCATTCAGGCTCAACCTGTTAATCAAGTTGAAATGCGATTGAGATGGGCTCAAATTTGTGAAAAGAATTTCAAGCACCTTCTTGATTCCAATTTTGCTAAGAAAGGGGCAGATCTACGGATTATACTCTATTATGGTTTAGCATTAGGAATGCATAAAGCCTTAGTAAGGAATTCTGAAACAATAGCGCGAGTTGCTACTTCTCACAAAGCTGAGCTAGACTTAGATGTTTTTTTTCGATTGATGGCTGCTTTTGTCTTTGTATTTGAAAAAGAGGAGGATGGAATGAATATCGGCTTAGAAATAATGGGGTCCATTCGTGAAGTCGACTCAGAATCAAAATTAGTTTCTTTTTTTATCATATAG
- a CDS encoding EF-P lysine aminoacylase GenX has translation MRSFFSERSILEVDTPLLNRSAALDAFIDVIETDQGYLHTSPEYAMKRLLSLGAPDIYYLGHVFRKEENGRLHHHEFTMIEYYRKGWTLEQLIEETLDLISIFIPNQPVYRLSYDEAFSRYKAPVDSAYLTPQEERHLIWAMHVEPQLQGLTVIDRFPEEEAALAKIIDGKAMRFEMYYHGVELANGYDELSDATLQRERFTQANEKRLSMGKSSYALDELFLNALDHLPPCVGVAIGFDRLLQIQLKAASISDVIYTDASKIAAWPRLI, from the coding sequence GTGCGCTCTTTTTTTTCCGAGCGCTCTATTTTAGAGGTCGATACCCCCCTTTTGAACCGCTCCGCCGCTCTTGATGCGTTTATCGATGTCATTGAAACGGACCAAGGCTACTTGCACACTTCTCCCGAATATGCAATGAAACGCCTTCTCTCTCTTGGCGCTCCTGACATTTACTACTTAGGCCATGTCTTTCGCAAGGAAGAAAATGGGCGCCTTCATCATCACGAGTTCACAATGATTGAATATTATCGCAAAGGATGGACGCTCGAGCAGCTCATCGAGGAGACGCTCGATCTCATCTCCATTTTTATTCCCAACCAACCTGTATATCGCTTGAGTTATGATGAGGCATTTTCTCGCTATAAAGCTCCTGTAGATAGTGCGTACCTTACCCCCCAAGAAGAGCGCCACCTGATATGGGCAATGCACGTTGAGCCTCAACTCCAAGGCCTTACCGTCATCGATCGTTTCCCCGAGGAGGAGGCGGCGCTTGCTAAAATCATAGATGGCAAAGCCATGCGTTTTGAAATGTATTATCATGGGGTTGAACTCGCAAACGGCTATGATGAACTGAGCGATGCCACGCTTCAGCGAGAGCGTTTTACTCAGGCTAATGAAAAACGGTTGTCCATGGGGAAATCGAGCTATGCGCTAGATGAGCTGTTTCTCAATGCCCTCGATCACCTGCCTCCCTGCGTTGGCGTCGCCATCGGCTTTGACCGGCTCTTGCAAATTCAACTGAAAGCAGCTTCCATTAGCGACGTTATCTATACCGATGCATCAAAAATTGCAGCTTGGCCTCGGCTCATTTAA
- a CDS encoding GNAT family N-acetyltransferase, with protein sequence MLKCLIFFTLIFCSNYLIAIEPINRFEILQLYETCYDARSPAIENSEQSYASFSDIPYPLFNIVMHLKCNNVEDKIDALIKKSPDGIPISFWSHSENQAKNLVDILEKKGFSIFTKYRLMAWSVKSMQLEKYDIRPARTNLEKFYEITETVFHFNSIIKEKYAKLIKNFKSDNYLIYSENIPIGTGILYSNGKIGAIFNIGILPEYQQMGYGRAMMEFLMHEAHKNALEKLVLVCSSSVEQFYLDLGFEKILDINVYALPINN encoded by the coding sequence TTGCTAAAATGCCTTATTTTCTTCACTCTTATCTTTTGTTCAAATTATCTCATTGCTATTGAGCCGATCAATCGATTTGAAATTTTACAACTCTACGAAACATGTTATGATGCGCGATCTCCGGCTATAGAAAATAGCGAGCAATCTTATGCCTCATTTTCAGATATTCCCTACCCTCTCTTCAATATTGTAATGCATCTCAAATGCAACAATGTTGAGGATAAAATTGATGCTCTTATTAAAAAATCCCCCGACGGAATTCCGATTTCATTTTGGAGTCACTCAGAAAATCAAGCAAAAAACTTGGTTGATATTTTAGAAAAAAAAGGGTTTTCAATTTTCACTAAATATAGATTAATGGCTTGGTCTGTCAAGTCAATGCAGCTAGAGAAATATGATATTCGACCGGCAAGGACCAACTTAGAAAAATTCTACGAAATAACAGAAACTGTCTTTCATTTTAATTCGATTATTAAAGAAAAATATGCCAAGCTTATTAAAAATTTTAAATCTGACAATTATCTCATCTATTCTGAAAATATTCCTATTGGCACCGGCATATTGTATTCAAATGGAAAAATAGGAGCCATCTTCAATATTGGAATTCTACCGGAATACCAACAAATGGGATATGGCCGTGCAATGATGGAATTTTTAATGCATGAAGCACACAAAAATGCCCTTGAAAAACTCGTTTTGGTCTGCTCTTCTTCGGTAGAACAATTTTATCTCGACTTGGGTTTTGAAAAAATCCTTGATATCAATGTTTACGCGCTTCCAATCAATAATTAA
- the efp gene encoding elongation factor P, protein MAQIATNEFRAGVKVEMDNEPYTIIGVEFVKPGKGQAFTRTKLKHLKSGRVIERTFKSGDKLDIADVEERQMRMLYLEHDGVVFMDDQTFDQITIPLTVIGDNKFWLIDEQIYDIVFYKGQVVSITPPTFLELKITETAPGVRGDTASGRVLKPATVETGATIQVPIFIEEGEKIKVDTRTGEYVSRV, encoded by the coding sequence ATGGCACAAATTGCGACTAATGAATTCCGCGCAGGTGTGAAAGTTGAAATGGATAATGAGCCTTATACGATTATCGGCGTTGAATTCGTCAAGCCGGGAAAGGGGCAAGCCTTTACACGCACCAAACTCAAGCATCTCAAGTCGGGACGCGTGATTGAGCGGACATTCAAATCGGGAGACAAGCTCGATATCGCCGATGTTGAAGAAAGACAAATGCGCATGCTCTATCTCGAGCATGATGGCGTTGTCTTTATGGATGATCAGACGTTTGATCAAATCACCATTCCTTTGACCGTGATTGGAGATAATAAATTTTGGCTCATTGACGAACAAATCTATGACATTGTCTTTTACAAAGGCCAAGTCGTCAGTATTACTCCGCCGACATTCTTAGAGCTTAAAATTACTGAAACAGCTCCCGGCGTACGCGGAGATACGGCATCCGGACGCGTTTTAAAACCCGCAACTGTTGAAACCGGAGCAACCATTCAGGTCCCCATCTTCATCGAAGAGGGAGAAAAAATCAAAGTCGATACGCGCACCGGAGAATATGTCTCTCGCGTCTAA
- a CDS encoding AMP nucleosidase: MPPVDSLASEIQEDQFAKETLERYSGSEIKDFGSNLILVNFPAYVEYFAKNYNGVIHQGSMFTVAHSKEFDISIIDFKIGSPAAALVVDLCSFLPIRSAIFLGMCGGLRRRYRVGDYLLPVAAIRGEGTSDFYFPPKLPSLANFLMQKSVSEILEEDGDDYHVGICYTTNMRFWEFNHDFIEELKSTKAQGIEMECATLFTASYKRKFTLGALLLISDLPLEKTGKKTKESSRFVFESYMPDHIDKGIRVLKKAREMQSHKVKGAYHRNQSLFRRPK; the protein is encoded by the coding sequence ATGCCTCCTGTAGATTCGTTGGCTTCTGAGATTCAGGAAGATCAGTTTGCAAAGGAGACTCTAGAGCGCTATTCGGGAAGCGAAATCAAAGATTTCGGATCTAATTTAATCTTAGTGAATTTCCCGGCTTACGTTGAATACTTTGCCAAGAATTATAATGGGGTCATTCATCAAGGGAGCATGTTTACCGTTGCTCACTCTAAAGAATTTGATATCAGCATTATTGATTTTAAAATTGGTTCGCCGGCGGCGGCTCTTGTGGTCGATTTGTGCTCTTTTTTACCGATCCGATCTGCAATTTTTCTTGGAATGTGTGGGGGGCTTCGGCGTCGGTATCGGGTTGGAGATTATCTTTTGCCTGTTGCAGCCATTCGCGGAGAGGGGACGAGCGACTTTTATTTTCCGCCTAAACTCCCGTCACTTGCTAACTTTTTGATGCAAAAATCGGTGAGTGAAATTTTAGAAGAAGATGGCGATGACTACCATGTTGGGATTTGTTACACGACTAACATGCGGTTTTGGGAATTTAACCACGATTTTATCGAAGAGCTCAAGTCGACTAAAGCTCAAGGGATTGAGATGGAATGCGCCACACTATTTACAGCCAGCTACAAGCGTAAGTTTACCCTTGGAGCTCTTTTGCTTATTTCTGATTTGCCTCTTGAAAAAACAGGGAAAAAGACAAAAGAATCTTCGCGATTTGTTTTTGAATCCTATATGCCGGATCACATTGATAAGGGTATTCGCGTGCTGAAAAAAGCGCGTGAAATGCAGTCTCATAAAGTAAAGGGGGCCTACCATAGGAATCAATCGCTATTCCGGCGTCCCAAATAA